In Brevibacillus brevis, a genomic segment contains:
- a CDS encoding LysR family transcriptional regulator: protein MNMDNIEAFLYAFQLGSFNKAAEALYLTQPSITARIQTLERELEGPLFHRDGGKQIVLTERGKQFLPYAQKILHAYQEISSTLREQPHTENSLTIGCTLLMSTHILPEILPIYRKKYPGVGIRILVGSSAYVMDKVLKKEADFGLVRTVSHPLIESYHLHTDTLRLVVPPQHPFRALPSHKLNWEQVGREPHIVLAHGTIEWLMVQRHYHRNQINPHIMMEVDNFEAAKKMVMRGVGISFLPELCMAEELANGLLHEIRPQPAAQLTRKIEIIHLRDANRELVEFFIHAVKSLDRKTLLSKSV, encoded by the coding sequence ATGAACATGGACAATATTGAGGCATTCCTGTATGCGTTTCAGCTCGGCAGCTTCAACAAAGCCGCAGAAGCCCTCTATTTGACCCAGCCTTCCATTACGGCCAGGATCCAGACGCTGGAGAGGGAACTGGAAGGCCCGTTGTTTCACCGGGACGGCGGCAAGCAGATCGTCCTGACCGAACGCGGCAAGCAATTTCTTCCCTATGCCCAAAAAATCCTCCACGCCTATCAGGAAATATCCTCTACGCTACGCGAGCAGCCGCATACGGAAAACAGCCTGACAATCGGCTGCACGCTCTTGATGTCGACCCATATCCTCCCGGAAATACTGCCGATCTACCGCAAAAAGTATCCGGGGGTGGGCATTCGAATCCTCGTCGGCTCTTCCGCTTACGTCATGGACAAGGTCTTGAAGAAGGAAGCCGATTTCGGCCTGGTGCGAACGGTGTCCCATCCTTTGATCGAATCGTATCACTTGCATACGGACACGCTGCGTCTGGTCGTGCCGCCCCAGCATCCGTTTCGGGCGCTGCCGTCCCACAAGCTGAACTGGGAGCAAGTGGGCAGGGAACCGCACATCGTCCTCGCCCACGGCACCATCGAGTGGCTGATGGTCCAGCGCCACTACCACCGAAATCAGATCAACCCGCACATCATGATGGAGGTCGACAATTTCGAGGCAGCGAAAAAGATGGTTATGCGCGGAGTCGGCATCAGCTTCCTGCCCGAGCTCTGCATGGCCGAAGAGCTGGCGAACGGCCTGCTTCACGAAATCAGGCCGCAGCCCGCAGCCCAGCTCACCCGCAAAATCGAAATCATCCATTTGCGGGACGCCAATCGGGAGCTGGTCGAGTTTTTCATCCATGCCGTCAAATCATTGGACCGGAAAACGCTATTGAGCAAATCCGTCTAG
- a CDS encoding ABC transporter permease, with the protein MNQASPVLPAPPEAPSQKGAGKTTWMREDSFLEKLWRSPKARYSLGVLLVVIAVGIAGPWLAPHDPTQPFYEALLSEPSADHALGTDSIGRDVLSRLLHGARVTLLVAVMAVSITFFTGTFIGVTSGFVGGAVDLVLMRIMDMLLAIPNIIMAMAIVAILGPSLTNAMIAVGIAGIPKYARLTRGATLTVKASGYVEASRAVGTSHARILLVQIMPNIMSPLLVYTTLQIGIAILDTAALSFIGLGAQPPTPEWGTMLSEGKEYIHDAWWLATFPGLSITIVVFAVNILGDALRDIFDPKAS; encoded by the coding sequence ATGAATCAGGCAAGTCCGGTTCTTCCCGCGCCGCCTGAGGCTCCTTCGCAAAAAGGGGCAGGCAAGACGACATGGATGCGGGAGGACAGCTTTCTGGAAAAACTCTGGCGCAGTCCGAAGGCGCGGTACAGCCTGGGAGTGCTGCTGGTCGTCATCGCGGTAGGAATCGCCGGTCCATGGCTGGCCCCCCACGATCCGACTCAGCCGTTTTACGAGGCGCTATTGTCGGAGCCATCGGCCGATCACGCCTTGGGGACCGATTCGATCGGACGCGATGTCTTGTCGCGGCTGCTGCACGGAGCCAGGGTGACGCTGCTGGTGGCCGTCATGGCGGTGTCCATTACCTTTTTTACCGGCACGTTCATCGGGGTGACGAGCGGCTTCGTCGGCGGAGCCGTCGACCTGGTCCTGATGAGAATCATGGATATGCTGCTCGCCATTCCCAATATCATCATGGCGATGGCGATTGTGGCCATTCTCGGCCCGAGCTTGACCAATGCGATGATTGCCGTGGGGATTGCGGGCATTCCCAAGTACGCCAGGCTGACGCGAGGCGCCACTTTGACTGTCAAGGCTTCCGGATACGTCGAGGCCAGCCGGGCGGTCGGCACCTCGCATGCGCGGATCCTGCTCGTCCAAATCATGCCCAACATCATGAGCCCGCTGCTGGTGTACACGACCTTGCAGATCGGAATCGCGATCCTCGACACGGCTGCGCTGAGCTTTATCGGACTGGGGGCGCAGCCGCCTACGCCCGAGTGGGGGACGATGCTGAGCGAAGGGAAGGAATACATTCACGACGCCTGGTGGCTGGCTACCTTTCCCGGACTCTCGATCACGATTGTCGTATTTGCCGTCAACATTTTGGGTGACGCGCTGCGGGACATCTTTGACCCGAAAGCGAGCTAG
- a CDS encoding AEC family transporter: protein MIFLQVILPVLLIFLSGYILQRIFKLDLKPISTLAIYVLTTALVFRTFYKTALDLQLFYIVIISLLLLVALILITQLTARLFKYDKQQESAMMLSTAFMNSGNYGTPIILFAFGDAGFTYAVQIMVLHSIIMGVFGVYFASRGKGGVGSAIRAVFKQPSNYAVIVAILFQQFQIVIPESYYQAIDLVAQAAIPVIMLILGMQLANVSSTNLEWQGLSVASVIRLIASPMLAYLICLFFPIDPLLRNVLVILAAMPSAATTAIYAIQFNMRPQFVSSSVLVTTVISVGTLTFLLNVLH, encoded by the coding sequence ATGATCTTTCTTCAAGTCATTTTGCCGGTCCTGTTGATCTTCCTCTCGGGGTACATTCTGCAGCGGATTTTCAAGCTGGACCTCAAGCCGATTTCGACGCTGGCGATTTACGTGTTGACGACGGCCCTGGTATTCCGCACGTTTTACAAGACGGCTCTGGATCTTCAGCTCTTTTACATCGTCATCATCTCGCTATTGCTCTTGGTCGCGCTGATTCTAATCACGCAGCTCACTGCGAGGCTGTTCAAGTACGACAAGCAGCAGGAAAGCGCCATGATGCTGTCGACCGCCTTCATGAACAGCGGCAACTACGGGACGCCGATCATTTTGTTCGCGTTTGGAGATGCCGGGTTTACGTACGCCGTACAGATCATGGTCCTGCACTCGATCATCATGGGGGTGTTCGGGGTCTATTTTGCTTCGCGGGGCAAAGGCGGGGTAGGAAGCGCCATCCGGGCGGTCTTCAAGCAGCCGTCCAACTATGCGGTGATCGTCGCGATCCTGTTTCAGCAGTTTCAGATCGTCATCCCAGAGAGCTACTACCAGGCCATCGATCTGGTAGCACAGGCGGCGATTCCGGTCATCATGCTGATCCTGGGGATGCAGCTGGCCAACGTATCGTCCACCAACCTCGAATGGCAAGGGCTCAGCGTCGCGAGCGTCATTCGGCTGATCGCATCCCCCATGCTGGCGTATTTGATCTGCCTCTTCTTTCCCATCGATCCGCTGCTGCGCAATGTGCTGGTCATTCTCGCCGCGATGCCTTCCGCCGCCACGACGGCGATCTACGCGATCCAGTTCAACATGCGGCCGCAGTTCGTATCCAGCAGCGTGCTGGTGACGACGGTGATCAGCGTGGGGACGTTGACGTTTTTGCTCAACGTGCTGCACTGA
- a CDS encoding small acid-soluble spore protein H — MNKQRAKEIAASPVMANVTCDGIPVYIQHVDEEADLARIYPLDQPENQMSVPVNSLIEHR, encoded by the coding sequence ATGAACAAGCAACGTGCCAAAGAAATTGCTGCATCCCCTGTCATGGCGAATGTGACCTGCGACGGAATCCCCGTCTATATCCAGCATGTAGATGAAGAAGCCGACTTGGCGCGAATCTACCCGCTCGATCAGCCGGAGAACCAGATGAGCGTGCCTGTGAATTCCTTGATCGAACACCGGTAA
- a CDS encoding DUF2306 domain-containing protein has protein sequence MKKTVSLSIFVISLMWVLHTFSKNFVVDPSIAKFLSNKDQLIPNEALWLFMIRLHISLAIVSLITGPLGALKAVRAKSKSFHRWNGRIYVLSILLNFVPGMYVSFFATGGWPSTVGFLLLNTLWLGTTFLGYLFIKRKNTILHSQWIVRSFFLSFANMTIYVLVAISHHALGFSYGDSYRIAVWLCWIINLLLAELFIRRKTFL, from the coding sequence ATGAAAAAGACCGTGAGCCTATCCATTTTCGTCATCTCGCTGATGTGGGTATTGCATACCTTTTCCAAAAATTTTGTGGTGGACCCGAGTATCGCGAAATTCCTCTCGAACAAGGATCAGCTGATCCCGAATGAAGCCCTGTGGCTTTTCATGATTCGGCTTCATATTTCGCTGGCCATTGTGTCCCTGATTACCGGCCCTCTAGGCGCTCTGAAAGCGGTCCGGGCGAAATCGAAAAGCTTTCACCGCTGGAACGGCCGCATCTACGTCCTGTCGATCCTGCTCAATTTCGTCCCGGGGATGTATGTCTCTTTCTTCGCGACAGGAGGATGGCCGAGCACCGTCGGCTTTCTCCTTTTGAACACGCTATGGCTGGGAACGACCTTCCTCGGTTACCTTTTCATCAAACGGAAAAACACGATCCTGCACAGCCAATGGATCGTACGGAGCTTCTTTTTGTCCTTTGCCAATATGACGATTTACGTATTGGTGGCCATCTCCCATCACGCACTGGGCTTTTCCTATGGGGATTCGTACCGGATCGCCGTCTGGCTGTGCTGGATCATCAACCTGCTGCTTGCAGAGCTTTTCATCCGGAGGAAGACATTCCTGTAA
- the nikB gene encoding nickel ABC transporter permease produces MRSFILQRFGSGLIVLLGISLFSFALIHLIPGDPIRIMLGENATAEQVHALREQLGLNRPLAAQYVHYMSSVLQGDLGTSFKTGRPVLTEIMERFPATVKLAASGMLLAILIGITMGILAAKFKDTLLDFSAMSIATLGVSVPSFWLGILLIMLFTVKLGWFPIAGGTGLRDLVLPAVTLGVLASTVISRLTRAGMVEVLSFDYIRTARAKGLGEGAVLFIHAFRNAMIPVVTIVGLQIASLLGGTVIIERVFDWPGLGSLAISAIASRDFPLVQGIILFIGVMFVLINMLVDVLYSVIDPRIEVGQPREGT; encoded by the coding sequence ATGAGATCGTTTATCCTCCAACGCTTCGGTTCCGGGCTGATCGTTCTTCTGGGGATTTCGCTCTTCTCCTTTGCGCTGATCCATTTGATACCGGGCGATCCGATTCGCATCATGCTGGGGGAAAATGCGACGGCGGAGCAAGTCCATGCCCTGCGGGAACAGCTCGGACTGAATCGGCCGCTTGCGGCGCAGTACGTACACTACATGTCGAGCGTATTGCAAGGGGATTTGGGGACGTCCTTCAAAACCGGACGCCCTGTCCTGACGGAAATCATGGAGCGCTTTCCCGCTACGGTGAAGCTCGCGGCCAGCGGAATGCTGCTCGCCATTTTGATCGGCATTACGATGGGGATTTTGGCCGCCAAATTCAAAGATACGCTGCTGGATTTTTCGGCGATGAGCATCGCCACGCTCGGCGTCTCAGTTCCGAGCTTTTGGCTGGGGATTCTGCTTATCATGCTCTTCACGGTGAAGCTCGGGTGGTTTCCCATCGCGGGCGGCACCGGGCTGCGGGATCTCGTGCTTCCCGCCGTTACGCTCGGCGTGCTGGCGTCCACCGTCATCAGCCGGTTGACGAGAGCCGGGATGGTCGAAGTTCTTTCCTTTGACTACATTCGCACGGCCAGGGCAAAAGGGCTGGGCGAAGGCGCCGTGTTGTTCATCCATGCGTTTCGCAACGCGATGATCCCCGTGGTGACGATCGTAGGGCTGCAGATCGCTTCCTTGCTGGGAGGCACGGTCATCATCGAGCGGGTGTTTGATTGGCCGGGGCTCGGATCGCTCGCGATCAGCGCGATCGCGTCCCGCGATTTCCCGCTCGTCCAGGGGATCATCCTGTTCATCGGAGTCATGTTTGTCTTGATCAACATGCTGGTCGACGTCCTGTACAGCGTGATCGATCCGCGAATCGAAGTCGGACAGCCGAGGGAGGGGACGTAA
- a CDS encoding HAMP domain-containing sensor histidine kinase produces MITIRIRNFTILSLLLVFLLPWIFFLAGHFMETKTFRFVTNEAEQEKVEQAVRLVENHPEKWTDAAWQSQLSRQLEEMGLGASILSGDNQVIFQTNAGKKPAFAKTERFSVVQDGSVIGRVAIYESNPRAMQMMAAIAGFFLALVIIGVAMRRLIIKPLEELSLHAREVAKGDFDGTLPPAAIAEMAEVREGFRVLVSGLKESFRKQVELEEERRFVMAAMAHDLRTPLFALRGYLDGLTQGIARSPEKMAKYVAVCKEKSAQLDRLVEDLFTYAKTEYPDVGLRRQSVDLSGVIGRSIQSLRLQARQKNISIVENAVEPSCMISGDAHLLERAWTNLLENAVRHTPDDGEIVVQCRQQDGKVTFAVRDSGQGFSEEELRCAFEPLYRGEGSRSRATGGAGLGLTISRRIIRQHGGDLAVANHAEGGALLSGWIPLENRQIDETGK; encoded by the coding sequence ATGATAACCATACGCATTCGTAATTTTACCATTCTCAGCCTGCTATTGGTGTTTCTACTGCCATGGATCTTCTTTTTGGCGGGCCATTTTATGGAAACGAAAACGTTCCGCTTTGTAACGAATGAAGCCGAACAGGAAAAAGTAGAGCAAGCGGTTCGACTGGTGGAGAACCATCCGGAAAAATGGACGGACGCCGCATGGCAAAGCCAACTGAGCCGTCAGCTGGAAGAAATGGGTTTGGGGGCATCCATCCTCTCGGGAGACAACCAGGTGATTTTTCAAACGAACGCGGGAAAGAAACCAGCCTTCGCGAAAACGGAGAGGTTTTCAGTCGTGCAGGACGGCAGCGTAATCGGCAGAGTGGCGATTTACGAATCCAATCCGAGGGCCATGCAGATGATGGCAGCGATTGCCGGTTTCTTTCTCGCCTTGGTCATCATCGGGGTTGCCATGAGACGATTGATTATCAAGCCGCTCGAAGAATTGAGCCTTCATGCCCGGGAGGTGGCAAAAGGGGATTTTGATGGAACGCTGCCTCCAGCAGCCATAGCGGAAATGGCAGAAGTTCGAGAAGGGTTTCGGGTGCTGGTTTCCGGGCTCAAGGAATCGTTCCGGAAGCAAGTGGAGCTGGAAGAGGAACGGCGGTTTGTCATGGCTGCCATGGCACATGACTTGCGTACGCCCTTATTCGCTTTGCGAGGCTATCTGGACGGACTTACGCAAGGCATCGCCCGATCTCCGGAGAAAATGGCCAAGTATGTAGCGGTTTGCAAGGAAAAGTCAGCCCAGCTGGACAGACTTGTGGAGGATCTGTTCACGTATGCCAAGACGGAATACCCGGACGTTGGGCTTCGCAGACAGTCCGTTGACCTCTCAGGTGTGATCGGGCGGTCGATTCAATCCCTGAGGCTCCAAGCCAGGCAAAAGAACATCTCGATCGTGGAGAACGCGGTTGAGCCTTCCTGCATGATCAGTGGCGATGCACACCTGCTGGAACGCGCATGGACCAACCTGCTGGAAAATGCGGTCAGACATACGCCGGATGATGGCGAAATTGTGGTGCAGTGCCGGCAGCAGGATGGCAAAGTAACGTTCGCGGTTCGCGATTCCGGGCAGGGCTTTTCCGAGGAGGAGCTTCGGTGCGCTTTTGAACCCTTGTATCGCGGGGAAGGGTCGAGAAGCCGAGCCACGGGAGGAGCAGGACTGGGGCTTACCATATCACGAAGAATCATTCGCCAGCACGGGGGGGACCTCGCTGTGGCCAATCATGCGGAAGGCGGTGCCCTTTTGAGCGGGTGGATCCCTTTGGAAAACCGCCAAATCGATGAAACCGGGAAATAA
- a CDS encoding ABC transporter substrate-binding protein, with protein MRKSVSVKKWVATTAMLSLSVSLLAGCGGSTTTSSTPASTAPSAETPAASSAAPKKGGTITIGIKDEPDQLDIQKTGMAVANQIAGNLGGGLVTQDPETLEFKPYLAESWKVSEDGKTWTFAIRSGVKFHDGTPLTAKSFADTYRRALDPATAAKVAGSNLSEVAFVEAPDDKTLVLTLKEPFAPLLQYLSDPGWLQPLSMAAIQKAGDKYGRQPVGVGPWKFDSWENGQSISFVRNEDFNWADPIAKNQGAVYPDKLVYKFISENQTMLAALESGSIDIASKIDAKDVKKYKDNPKYEVKEMLRNGLGLFIMMNTRKPVFQQLEVRQALNKAINKEAIMKAVIQGEGVVAYGPLPPSLFGYDENVKEYGYSYQVDEAKSLLEKAGYQKNAQGIFEKDGKPLTLEILAQTGTWAQAAQLIQAMLKDVGVEVKIVTLEWGALVDTATKGNFDMTLMGYTLNDPDVLYLFLHSSQIANGLNFSAVHDEKLDALLVKGRTTVDSAARKEVYTEIQKYVVEQAWWVPLYTEKQFNVVRKPVEGVRIHPLRGLMYQDSWVNQP; from the coding sequence ATGCGCAAAAGCGTATCTGTAAAAAAATGGGTGGCGACGACAGCGATGCTGTCCCTGTCCGTTTCGCTGCTGGCAGGGTGCGGCGGAAGCACGACGACGTCATCCACACCGGCTTCCACGGCACCTTCCGCAGAGACGCCGGCAGCTTCCAGTGCTGCGCCGAAAAAAGGCGGAACCATCACCATCGGAATCAAGGACGAGCCGGACCAGTTGGACATTCAAAAAACCGGGATGGCGGTCGCAAATCAGATCGCCGGCAACCTCGGAGGAGGTCTGGTCACCCAGGACCCCGAAACACTCGAATTCAAGCCGTATCTGGCGGAGAGCTGGAAAGTTTCCGAGGATGGAAAGACGTGGACGTTTGCCATTCGTTCCGGGGTGAAGTTTCACGACGGGACTCCCCTGACGGCCAAATCGTTTGCCGACACATACCGTCGCGCGCTCGATCCGGCGACGGCAGCCAAGGTGGCGGGCAGCAACTTGTCCGAAGTGGCCTTTGTCGAAGCGCCTGATGACAAGACGCTCGTCCTTACCCTCAAGGAGCCGTTCGCACCGCTGCTCCAGTACTTGAGCGACCCGGGCTGGCTGCAGCCACTGTCCATGGCAGCCATCCAAAAGGCGGGAGACAAGTACGGTCGTCAACCGGTAGGCGTCGGACCGTGGAAGTTCGACAGCTGGGAAAATGGGCAGTCCATCTCCTTCGTGCGAAACGAGGACTTCAACTGGGCCGACCCGATCGCCAAAAACCAGGGTGCTGTCTATCCGGACAAGCTGGTGTACAAATTCATCAGCGAAAACCAGACGATGCTCGCGGCGCTGGAGAGCGGCTCCATCGATATCGCTTCGAAAATCGACGCCAAGGACGTGAAGAAGTACAAGGACAATCCCAAATACGAGGTAAAGGAAATGCTCCGCAACGGACTCGGCCTGTTCATCATGATGAATACGCGAAAACCCGTGTTTCAACAGCTGGAAGTCAGGCAAGCCTTGAACAAGGCGATCAACAAGGAGGCGATCATGAAGGCGGTCATCCAGGGCGAGGGCGTCGTCGCTTACGGTCCCTTGCCCCCGTCGCTGTTCGGCTACGATGAAAACGTCAAGGAGTACGGATATAGCTATCAGGTGGACGAAGCGAAATCGCTGCTGGAAAAGGCCGGTTACCAAAAGAATGCGCAGGGAATCTTCGAGAAGGACGGCAAACCGCTGACGCTGGAAATTTTGGCGCAAACCGGGACGTGGGCCCAGGCGGCGCAGCTGATTCAAGCGATGCTCAAGGACGTCGGGGTCGAGGTGAAGATCGTGACGCTGGAGTGGGGCGCGTTGGTAGACACCGCGACCAAAGGAAACTTTGACATGACACTGATGGGATACACGCTGAACGACCCGGATGTCCTCTACCTGTTCCTCCATTCGAGCCAGATCGCCAATGGGCTGAACTTCAGCGCCGTCCACGACGAAAAGCTGGACGCCCTGCTCGTCAAAGGACGGACCACCGTGGACAGCGCGGCACGCAAGGAAGTGTACACGGAGATTCAAAAGTACGTCGTAGAGCAGGCGTGGTGGGTGCCACTCTACACCGAGAAGCAGTTCAACGTCGTGCGCAAGCCGGTGGAAGGAGTCCGGATCCATCCGCTGCGAGGGTTGATGTACCAGGATAGCTGGGTGAACCAGCCATGA
- a CDS encoding ABC transporter ATP-binding protein has product MNRQPPVLEVKGLTTQFTGRKKAVTVVDQVDFTVQKGETLGIVGESGCGKSVTSLSIMRLLGKNGKVVAGSVLFEGRDTLQLEEREMRSIRGNRLAMIFQEPMTSLNPVLTIGRQIGEVLKLHTSLGQEERKRRAIELIAQVGIPRAGEIYGEYPHRLSGGMRQRVMIAMAMACQPQLLIADEPTTALDVTIQAQMLGLMRDMRQETGMSVMLITHDLGVVAEMCDRVLVMYAGQVIEAADVRTLLRSPKHPYTMGLIRSVPHNARGEKRLYAIAGNVPSPGEWPAGCRFAPRCPEAMPICQQQNPELMKMTDGSACRCWLHEAEAAAVGRESS; this is encoded by the coding sequence ATGAATCGCCAACCGCCTGTGCTGGAAGTAAAAGGGTTGACCACCCAATTTACCGGCCGCAAAAAAGCGGTGACGGTCGTGGACCAGGTCGATTTCACCGTGCAAAAAGGAGAGACGCTCGGCATCGTCGGAGAGTCGGGCTGCGGCAAGAGCGTGACGTCCCTGTCGATCATGCGGCTGTTGGGGAAAAACGGCAAAGTGGTGGCGGGCAGTGTCCTGTTCGAGGGAAGGGACACGCTTCAGCTGGAGGAAAGGGAGATGAGGTCAATTCGCGGCAATCGGCTCGCGATGATTTTCCAGGAGCCGATGACCTCGCTCAATCCCGTGCTGACGATCGGCAGACAAATCGGGGAGGTGTTGAAGCTCCATACCTCTCTCGGGCAGGAGGAGCGCAAGCGTCGCGCCATCGAGCTGATCGCCCAGGTAGGGATCCCCAGGGCCGGCGAGATCTACGGGGAGTATCCGCATCGCCTCTCCGGCGGGATGCGGCAGCGCGTGATGATTGCAATGGCCATGGCTTGCCAGCCGCAGCTGCTGATTGCCGACGAGCCCACGACGGCCCTGGACGTGACCATCCAGGCACAAATGCTTGGTCTCATGCGCGACATGCGGCAAGAGACGGGGATGTCGGTAATGCTGATTACGCATGACTTGGGAGTGGTCGCGGAGATGTGCGACCGCGTGCTGGTGATGTACGCCGGTCAAGTGATCGAAGCAGCGGATGTCCGCACGCTGCTGCGCAGCCCGAAGCATCCCTATACAATGGGCCTGATCCGGTCGGTGCCGCATAACGCCCGCGGCGAAAAACGTCTGTACGCCATTGCGGGAAACGTACCTTCTCCAGGGGAGTGGCCCGCAGGCTGCCGCTTCGCTCCGAGATGCCCGGAGGCGATGCCGATCTGCCAGCAGCAAAATCCTGAGCTGATGAAGATGACGGACGGCTCTGCATGCCGATGCTGGCTGCACGAGGCAGAGGCTGCGGCAGTGGGGAGGGAATCATCGTGA
- a CDS encoding response regulator transcription factor, protein MKEWQTVLVVDDDQSIVELLRDFLENDGFRVQTACDTVQALAVLGRDTIHCIILDIMMPGQNGFEFCRHIRETSNVPILFLSARSDDVDKIRGLALGGDDYIVKTASPGEIVARVKAVLRRAHVQQESKRKVLDYGGLILDLSAREVRANGEMIALTPKEYELLRLFAEHPKYVFSYDQLLDRFWDGVGDRHTVRVHLSRLRDKIEADPNHPKWIVNVWGIGYRFMGEKHDNHTHS, encoded by the coding sequence GTGAAGGAATGGCAGACGGTTCTAGTCGTAGACGACGATCAAAGCATCGTCGAGCTGTTGCGGGATTTTTTGGAGAACGATGGCTTTCGGGTACAAACCGCTTGTGACACGGTTCAAGCACTGGCTGTGCTGGGACGTGACACCATTCATTGCATCATCCTCGACATCATGATGCCGGGACAAAACGGTTTCGAGTTTTGCCGGCACATCCGGGAAACAAGCAATGTCCCCATCCTTTTCTTGAGTGCACGCAGCGATGACGTAGACAAGATTCGGGGGCTGGCGCTCGGAGGCGATGATTACATCGTCAAAACAGCCTCGCCCGGGGAGATTGTCGCGAGAGTGAAGGCTGTCTTGCGGCGCGCCCATGTTCAACAAGAGTCCAAGAGAAAAGTCCTGGATTACGGAGGTCTCATCCTGGATTTATCGGCGAGGGAGGTACGGGCCAATGGCGAGATGATCGCTCTGACACCCAAAGAGTACGAATTGCTGCGATTGTTTGCCGAACACCCGAAATACGTCTTTTCCTACGATCAACTGTTGGATCGGTTCTGGGATGGCGTGGGAGACCGGCACACCGTTCGCGTCCATCTCAGTCGACTCCGGGACAAAATAGAAGCGGACCCGAATCACCCGAAATGGATCGTCAACGTGTGGGGGATCGGATATCGGTTCATGGGAGAAAAGCATGATAACCATACGCATTCGTAA
- a CDS encoding cytochrome P450: MQSEIIHRNDITGFRKKSEEFFPMAWYRKMLEDEPVHYHAGTDTWNVFRYEDVKRVLSDYELFSSKRDRTVTAVGTGTEEGSVPDRLNIHSSDPPEHRKSRSLLSAAFTPRSLKAWEPRIQQVVNDLIGEMGEEIDIVRDFTTPLPIIIMADLLGVPHKDKLLFKKWVDILFMPFHQENAKEVNKMKEKAAKEYFAYLHPFVVEKRANLADDIISDLIQAEFEGETFTDDEIVRMTMFLLGAGMETTSHLLANSFYSLLYDDPKLYGEVRSDPNLVSPFVEEMLRYRFHISKMDRMVKEDNEVLGVKLKKGDMVIAWMSAANVDKAVFEDPFTLNIHRENNNRHQTFGNGPHFCLGAPLARMEVNKAMRTFLETFSHIEPVSGFDLEASLQPSAAGQALSRLPMKVRR, from the coding sequence ATGCAAAGCGAAATTATTCATCGGAATGATATTACGGGCTTCCGGAAGAAATCCGAAGAATTCTTCCCGATGGCGTGGTATAGGAAGATGCTGGAGGACGAACCCGTTCATTATCACGCAGGGACGGATACCTGGAATGTGTTTCGATACGAAGATGTGAAGCGCGTGCTGTCAGACTACGAGCTGTTTTCGAGCAAGCGCGACCGTACCGTAACGGCTGTCGGTACCGGCACAGAGGAAGGCAGCGTCCCGGACCGCCTGAACATTCATAGCAGTGACCCTCCGGAGCATCGCAAGTCCCGTTCCCTGCTTTCAGCTGCATTCACCCCGAGAAGCCTGAAAGCCTGGGAACCGCGGATTCAGCAGGTGGTGAACGATCTGATAGGCGAGATGGGAGAGGAGATTGATATCGTCAGGGATTTTACGACACCCCTTCCCATCATCATCATGGCCGACTTGCTTGGCGTCCCGCACAAGGACAAGCTTTTGTTCAAAAAATGGGTCGATATTTTGTTCATGCCGTTCCATCAGGAAAACGCCAAGGAAGTCAACAAAATGAAGGAGAAGGCAGCGAAGGAGTATTTTGCGTACCTGCATCCGTTCGTGGTGGAAAAGAGGGCGAACCTCGCCGACGATATCATTTCGGATTTGATTCAAGCCGAATTCGAGGGAGAAACGTTCACGGATGACGAGATTGTCCGGATGACGATGTTTCTCCTCGGGGCAGGCATGGAAACAACGAGCCACTTGCTCGCGAACTCGTTCTACTCGCTGTTGTACGACGATCCCAAGCTTTACGGGGAAGTGAGGAGCGACCCCAACCTCGTGTCCCCGTTCGTCGAAGAAATGCTGCGCTACCGTTTTCATATCAGCAAAATGGATCGCATGGTGAAGGAAGATAACGAGGTCCTCGGCGTCAAACTGAAAAAAGGGGATATGGTGATCGCCTGGATGAGTGCGGCAAATGTCGACAAGGCAGTCTTCGAAGATCCGTTCACGCTGAACATCCACCGGGAAAACAACAACCGGCATCAGACGTTCGGCAACGGGCCGCATTTCTGCCTGGGAGCGCCTCTGGCGAGAATGGAAGTGAACAAAGCGATGAGAACGTTTCTGGAAACGTTCTCGCACATTGAACCCGTATCCGGCTTTGATCTGGAGGCGAGCTTGCAGCCCTCAGCTGCCGGCCAGGCCTTGTCTCGCCTGCCCATGAAAGTTCGCCGATAA